In Stigmatella erecta, a genomic segment contains:
- a CDS encoding non-proteolytic archaemetzincin-like protein, with protein MTRKVLLLVTVGQPATSLLKDFEEPLSTHLGVQAVAGKTPLSRPDYAFNKSRSQYHCNAILRRLVTLQEPAHAMVLGITDVDLFVPDTAFVFGEADRESRSAVVSEARLRTGAGPELVRRRVQVEALHQVGHLLGLSFCEDTRCLMSLAQTPQEVDRKQLSLCNPCRNELNKLQR; from the coding sequence ATGACACGGAAGGTGCTCCTCCTGGTCACCGTGGGTCAGCCCGCCACTTCCCTGCTCAAGGACTTCGAGGAGCCGCTGTCCACGCACCTGGGCGTGCAGGCGGTGGCCGGCAAGACGCCCCTGTCCCGGCCGGACTATGCCTTCAACAAGAGCCGGTCCCAGTACCACTGCAATGCCATCCTGCGCCGGCTGGTGACGCTCCAGGAGCCCGCGCACGCGATGGTGCTGGGCATCACCGACGTGGACCTGTTCGTGCCGGACACGGCCTTCGTCTTCGGCGAGGCGGACCGCGAGTCCCGGAGCGCCGTGGTGAGCGAGGCCCGGCTGCGCACGGGCGCGGGCCCCGAGCTGGTGCGCCGCCGCGTGCAGGTGGAGGCGCTCCACCAGGTGGGGCACCTGCTGGGGCTGTCCTTCTGCGAGGACACGCGCTGCCTCATGTCGCTGGCGCAGACGCCGCAGGAAGTCGACCGCAAGCAGCTGTCGCTCTGCAACCCGTGCCGCAACGAGCTGAACAAGCTCCAGCGCTAA